The proteins below are encoded in one region of Apium graveolens cultivar Ventura chromosome 4, ASM990537v1, whole genome shotgun sequence:
- the LOC141719058 gene encoding uncharacterized protein LOC141719058 yields the protein MCKLLPKVIMTVQRTTTVGGLQCDISKWHQLRLDGSSTRLCTSLAEDKNIPYSDKALANTKEEQLGYGPKSEFKCINSDSSTDNSDNDVFFYEAEIRAIDMEEREAQIQTEILANTEGELYRYNPKIKYEPLKRYDVPRFVFSEDSSTDCSDIESEAKMKPWLNTEPGRFDPWLRGQLGCGAKQ from the exons ATGTGCAAGCTTCTACCTAAGGTTATTATGACGGTGCAACGAACCACAACTGTAGGGGGGCTCCAGTGTGATATATCGAAATGGCACCAGCTGCGACTAGATGGTTCATCAACACGTTTAT GTACTAGTCTCGCAGAAGACAAGAACATACCTTATTCAGACAAAGCCCTTGCTAACACCAAAGAGGAACAGCTGGGCTACGGCCCCAAATCAGAGTTCAAGTGTATCAACTCTGATTCTTCCACTGACAATTCTGATAACGACGTTTTTTTTTATGAAGCGGAAATCAGAGCTATAGACATGGAAGAAAGAGAAGCTCAAATTCAAACAGAAATCCTTGCTAACACAGAGGGAGAGCTTTATCGCTACAACCCGAAAATCAAGTACGAACCACTGAAACGATATGATGTCCCCAGATTCGTCTTCTCTGAGGACTCCTCCACCGACTGTTCTGACATAGAATCTGAGGCCAAAATGAAACCATG GTTAAACACGGAGCCAGGGCGGTTTGATCCATGGTTAAGAGGGCAGCTTGGTTGTGGAGCAAAACAATGA